In a single window of the Acidobacteriota bacterium genome:
- a CDS encoding right-handed parallel beta-helix repeat-containing protein — translation MLETAMRAGDTAFVGPGLYREMITVPNSGTAEEPITFLADTSGEHTSDPPGVVMITGADSVDETNFEPHSSPGLYRFPNTERMIRGVVEMDGSQHRYATLRDTPEHLKPSSYFYDGDAKVVYIHTSDGKAPSTHEIELIRRGYGIVAYGKSYITVSGFTFRHMATAGINFEKGSNNCIAINNTSYGAWQGIRVSSSTEALVAGNTSFRNDNSGIYFLGESAHGYAIDNVLYENAKGVRWSSESANGLALDNVAFANYENGIAIEKSDDIRVSRNVLVDNAISQLLVRSSRYQSQGNCFETDGAEQLIAELFYEKRYRTLAEYQQAVHQDLDSRQVCGRLPEKIDVQWLHAETLAYADRARERMANGEE, via the coding sequence ATGCTCGAGACCGCCATGCGGGCCGGAGACACCGCTTTCGTCGGTCCCGGCCTGTATCGAGAAATGATCACCGTACCCAACAGCGGAACCGCTGAAGAGCCGATCACTTTTCTCGCCGATACGAGCGGCGAACACACGTCCGATCCGCCCGGTGTCGTGATGATTACCGGCGCCGACTCCGTGGACGAGACGAACTTCGAGCCGCATTCGAGCCCAGGGCTCTACAGATTTCCGAACACCGAGAGGATGATCCGGGGCGTCGTCGAGATGGATGGATCGCAGCATCGTTACGCGACCTTACGGGACACCCCGGAACACCTGAAGCCGTCGAGTTACTTCTACGACGGTGACGCGAAGGTGGTCTACATCCACACCAGCGACGGCAAAGCGCCCTCGACCCATGAAATCGAGTTGATCCGGCGCGGCTACGGGATTGTGGCCTATGGGAAGAGTTACATCACCGTGAGCGGTTTTACCTTCCGCCACATGGCGACCGCGGGCATCAACTTTGAAAAAGGTTCCAACAACTGCATCGCGATCAACAACACATCCTACGGCGCCTGGCAGGGAATTCGGGTCTCCAGCTCCACCGAAGCCTTGGTCGCGGGCAACACTTCGTTCCGTAACGACAACAGTGGTATCTACTTCCTAGGCGAGTCCGCCCATGGTTACGCGATCGACAACGTACTCTATGAGAACGCCAAAGGCGTTCGCTGGAGCAGTGAATCCGCGAACGGCCTGGCGCTCGACAACGTGGCTTTCGCCAATTATGAAAACGGCATCGCCATCGAGAAATCGGACGACATCCGTGTCAGTCGAAACGTGTTGGTGGACAACGCCATCTCCCAACTGCTGGTCCGGAGCAGTCGTTACCAGTCGCAAGGAAACTGCTTCGAGACCGATGGTGCGGAACAGCTGATCGCCGAGCTGTTTTACGAAAAACGTTACAGGACGCTTGCCGAATACCAGCAGGCGGTCCATCAGGACCTCGACTCTCGTCAAGTCTGCGGTCGACTGCCGGAAAAGATCGACGTTCAATGGCTCCATGCCGAAACCCTGGCCTACGCGGACCGTGCACGAGAAAGGATGGCCAATGGGGAAGAGTAG
- a CDS encoding VWA domain-containing protein, producing the protein MVLFVLLVSAVAVAEEPEETIDVVIALDTSNSMKGLINVARLKLWEIVYDLSLMEPTPSLRVALLTYGNSKGGAETGWVSVETDFTEDLDLVSERLFELTSDGAVEYLGRVLQTALDGGLHWTPSEAALKLIFVAGNEPADQDEQVDLGDVSDLARREGVSIHLIYCGVTEHEDAQSWKDFAEMAQGGFAAINPRIGAAVPTTPFDNELAKLSAAINETFLPMGDEGRKRRENLTQQDRNAETAGPAAVAGRARVKSSSMYVAPWDLVEALDAGEADLYEIEESELPEALRAMSFGEREAYIDEMRLERATLRQRIVKLGEERRQFVARQIESKGIDNSRAFDTVVRQAIREKAKKNGFRFPER; encoded by the coding sequence TTGGTTTTGTTCGTCTTGTTAGTGTCTGCGGTGGCCGTGGCTGAAGAGCCGGAGGAAACGATCGACGTGGTGATCGCGCTGGATACCAGCAACTCCATGAAGGGGCTAATCAACGTTGCGCGTCTGAAGTTATGGGAGATCGTCTACGACCTCTCGCTGATGGAGCCGACGCCGTCGCTGCGGGTGGCCCTGTTGACCTATGGCAATTCGAAGGGTGGCGCCGAGACGGGTTGGGTGAGCGTGGAGACCGACTTCACGGAAGACCTCGACCTCGTTTCCGAGCGGCTGTTCGAGCTGACCAGCGACGGCGCTGTTGAGTATCTGGGGCGCGTGCTGCAAACGGCTCTGGACGGGGGGCTCCACTGGACGCCGTCGGAGGCCGCCCTGAAGCTCATTTTTGTTGCCGGCAACGAGCCCGCCGACCAGGATGAACAGGTGGACCTCGGCGACGTGAGCGATCTGGCGCGCCGGGAAGGCGTTTCGATCCACTTGATCTATTGCGGCGTTACCGAACATGAGGACGCGCAAAGCTGGAAGGACTTTGCGGAGATGGCGCAAGGCGGGTTTGCTGCCATCAATCCGCGTATCGGTGCCGCGGTGCCGACCACGCCGTTCGACAACGAGTTGGCGAAGCTGAGCGCGGCGATCAATGAGACGTTCCTTCCGATGGGCGACGAGGGCCGAAAACGGCGGGAGAATTTGACGCAGCAAGACAGGAACGCAGAGACGGCAGGTCCGGCAGCGGTGGCCGGGCGAGCACGAGTCAAGAGCAGCTCCATGTACGTCGCCCCATGGGATCTGGTGGAAGCTCTGGACGCCGGCGAGGCAGATCTCTACGAGATCGAGGAAAGCGAACTGCCGGAGGCACTGCGGGCGATGAGTTTCGGGGAGCGTGAGGCCTACATCGACGAGATGCGGCTCGAACGCGCCACGCTGCGGCAGCGCATCGTAAAGCTCGGCGAAGAGCGGAGGCAGTTCGTGGCCAGGCAGATCGAGTCCAAGGGAATCGACAACTCGCGCGCTTTCGACACGGTGGTGCGGCAAGCGATCCGCGAGAAGGCAAAGAAGAACGGGTTCCGGTTCCCGGAACGCTAG